In one window of Burkholderia cenocepacia DNA:
- a CDS encoding phage tail protein → MDVIRQITGAATQAGIATERVRQMVRIFDRNRAASMATVDVLQRLATGNLSSAAELLTGATSALSVASDLFPQVGAIMRSFNATQASIGSILKAVDGSNFPLVRAAADSVKSALGGAWNQFNAAVGLKDSAVMDVIKSTGVGSMLSGLVDGASSSTPHLMTMTTDAGDAFHFNLSTAAHDKLRRATRYRVASQERLNRQEALQPVSEGGETITLSGVVFPSLGAGTKQISRLRAIGGRMKPVQLTTGDGEVLGRWLLQAIEEEQDALLADGMPRKQTFSVEFGRYGEDFKNV, encoded by the coding sequence ATGGATGTGATTCGACAAATCACGGGGGCCGCGACGCAGGCTGGCATTGCGACCGAGCGCGTGCGTCAGATGGTTCGCATATTCGACCGGAATCGTGCGGCAAGCATGGCGACGGTCGACGTGCTGCAGCGTCTCGCGACCGGCAATCTCAGCAGCGCGGCCGAGCTGCTCACGGGCGCGACGAGCGCGCTGTCGGTGGCGTCGGACCTGTTTCCACAGGTCGGCGCGATCATGCGCAGCTTCAACGCGACGCAGGCGTCGATCGGCTCGATTCTGAAGGCGGTCGACGGATCGAATTTCCCCCTTGTGCGGGCTGCCGCCGACAGCGTGAAGTCTGCATTGGGCGGAGCGTGGAATCAATTCAACGCGGCGGTCGGCCTGAAGGACTCGGCGGTGATGGACGTGATCAAGTCGACGGGCGTCGGCTCGATGCTGTCGGGGCTGGTCGACGGAGCGTCGTCGAGCACGCCGCACCTGATGACGATGACGACGGATGCCGGCGACGCGTTCCACTTCAATCTGTCGACGGCCGCTCACGACAAGCTGCGACGCGCGACGCGGTATCGCGTCGCGTCTCAGGAGCGCCTGAATCGTCAGGAGGCGCTTCAGCCGGTCAGTGAAGGGGGCGAGACGATCACGCTGTCGGGCGTCGTGTTCCCGTCGCTTGGGGCAGGCACGAAGCAGATCAGCCGGCTGCGGGCGATCGGCGGCCGGATGAAGCCCGTACAGCTCACGACGGGCGACGGCGAAGTGCTCGGCCGCTGGCTGTTGCAGGCGATCGAGGAGGAACAGGACGCGCTGCTCGCGGACGGCATGCCGCGCAAACAAACATTCTCGGTGGAGTTCGGCCGCTATGGCGAAGACTTTAAGAACGTCTGA
- a CDS encoding tail protein X — protein MAKTLRTSDGDVLDTLCYRYYGTLQGTVEAVYDANPGLANRPQPFASGVEIVMPDLDAPRVESVQLWT, from the coding sequence ATGGCGAAGACTTTAAGAACGTCTGACGGCGACGTGCTCGACACGCTCTGCTATCGGTACTACGGGACGCTGCAGGGCACCGTCGAGGCCGTCTACGACGCGAATCCGGGGCTGGCGAATCGACCGCAGCCGTTCGCGTCTGGTGTCGAGATCGTGATGCCGGATCTCGATGCGCCGCGTGTCGAGTCGGTCCAGCTGTGGACATAG